In Lapillicoccus jejuensis, the DNA window TGACCGTCGTGGGCAGCTCGCTCGGCGGGTGGGTCGCCGCCGAGGTGGCGCTGCGACACAGCCCCCGGGTCGCCGCCGTCGTCCTCGTCGGCTCGGTCGGTCTCGCGGACGACGCCGACCCGATCGCCGACTTCTTCGCGCTCGACCTCGACGAGGTCGTCGAGCGCAGCTACCACCCCGCCCACCGCGACGCGGCGCGGGCCGCCCTCGCCGCGATGCCCGAGGCGGCGCGGGCGCTCGTCCCCGGCAACCGGGCCGCCCTGCTCGCGTACGGCGGCGCGACGATGGCCGACCCGACGTTGCGGGCCCGGCTGACCGGCGTCACCGTCCCCGTCCGCGTGCTGTGGGGGGCGCACGACCGCATCGTCCCGCCGAGCCACGGCCGGGGCTACGCCGAGGCCGTGCCCGGGGCCACGCTGCGCGTCCTCGACGAGGCCGGTCACCTGCCCCCGGTCGAGGTCCCCGAGGTCGTCGCCGCGGACGTGTGGGCGTTCGCCGGCGTGCACCCGCCCGCTCGCTGACGACGGCCGCGGGGGAGGGCCGGCTCAGGCGGAGCGGTCCTCGAGGACCTCGTCGACGGGCCGTCGCGGCGTGCGCACGAGGCCGTCCCGACCGATGGCGCTCCACCCGACCCGCAGCAGGACCAGCGGGTGCGTGCGTCCGTCGAGGACGTCGTACCGCAGGCGGTCGCGGGTCTCCTCGACCTCGACGACCGAGCTGAGCGGGACGACGGCGAGCCCACCGACGGTGGCCGAGAGCCAGAGGGCGCTCAGTCCCTCGCCCGCCCGCAGCCACCCGGCCGGGTCGTCGGTGGGGGAGGAGAGGACGACGAGCCCGTCGCGGTGGCGGACGAGTTGACCGCCGTCGTCGCCCGAGGGCGAGAACCGGTGGCGGGGACCGGCGGTCGGGTCACCCGGTCCCGGGATCGCGCCGGCGGGGACCCCGTCGACGGGGCCGTGGTCGACCCACGCGTCCTGCTCGAGCGCCAGGGCCCGGTCGCCGGACTGGCGGTCGAGGGCCCGACCGACGAGCAGCTCGACGCGCAGCCGCTCGGTCACGTCGAGCAGGGCCGTCGCCGTGGCGCCCTCGATGGCGGCGACGGAGGCGAGCTCCAGCAGCCGCCCCGCCGGGACCGGCCACGAGGTGAACCGGCGGCGGTCGGTGCTGCGCCGCAGGATGGCGTCGACGGCGGCCGCGGGGGACACGGTCTCGCGGGGGGTCGTCCCGCGCACCGACCTCAGCGCCGGCCCGTCGGGCTCCGGGTGCAGCTCCAGACGGGCCAGCGGGCCCGCGTCCGGGCCCTCGGGGAAGCGCTCGACGCTCACGCCGCGCCCGAGCGCGTGCAGCGCCGTCCGCGCGTGGTGCAGGGCCGCGCCGCAGCTGAGGACGAGGTTGCGGCCCTCGGGGTCCGTGAGGGGGAGCGCGCGCGAGGGGTCGGCGTACAGCTCGAGGGCCCGTCCGTCCCACCGCCAGGTCCACGGCTGGGTGTTGTGGACGCTCGGGGCCCGGCGTGCCAGGTCGACGACGTCGTGGGCGAGCTGCGACGTCACCCGCACTGCGCTCGACGTGCCCGGCACGGTCGTGCCCCTTCCTCTCCTCGGTGTCCTCCCACCACGGTGCCCCCGGGGACCGCCGGCTCCCAGGGGCGTTGGTCCCGGCTCCTCGTGGGCGTCTCGGGACGAAGGTCCCGCCATCCCGGGTCGCTCGGACCGGTCGCGGGCGGCGGGTCGGCCCTACCGTGGAGGGGTGAGCGAGCCCAGCGGACCCGACGCGACCCCGCCGACCAGCGAGCCGACCAGCGAGCCGACCGGACCCATCCGGGTCTTCCTCCTCGACGACCACGAGCTGGTCCGGCGCGGCATCCGCGAGCTGCTCGAGGAGAGCGGGGACATCGTCGTGGTCGGCGAGTCGGGTCTGGCGCAGGAGGCGCTGCGCCGGATCCCGGCGCTGCGCCCCGACGTCGCCATCCTCGACGGCCGCCTCCCCGACGGCTCCGGCGTCGACGTGTGCCGTTCGGTGCGCTCGCTGGACCCGACGATCAAGGCGCTCATCCTCACGTCGTACGACGACGACGACGCGCTCTTCGCCGCGATCATGGCCGGCGCCGCCGGCTACCTGCTCAAGCAGGTGCGCGGGACGGACTTCGTCGACACCGTACGACGCGTCGCGGCCGGGCAGTCGACCCTCGACCCGTCCGTCACGGCGCAGGTGCTCGACCGGCTGCGCCACGGCGCACCGCAGGACCGGCACCTGGCCTCGCTCACCCCGCAGGAGCAGCGCATCCTCGAGCTGATCGGCGAGGGGCTGACCAACCGGCAGATCGGCGAGCGGCTGCACCTGGCCGAGAAGACCGTGAAGAACTACGTCTCGTCGCTGCTGGCCAAGCTCCAGCTGACCAGCCGCACGCAGGCGGCCATCTTCTCCACGCGCCACCGGATCTCGTCCTGAGCGGTCGTCGCGGCGCTCGCCGCGGCCGTTGCTAGCGTGGGGCGTGCGGGGGGCCGCGCCCCGAGGAGAGCCGTGCCCGCCAGCGAGCAGGAGCCCACCCCGCCGTCCGCCCTCGCCGACGTCGCCGTCGACGACCTCCTGCGGGCCCTCCTGACGCGGGTGCACGGCGTGCTCGACGAGCGGACCCGGCTGCGGCTGCTGCTCGACGCCGTCGTGACGATGGCGGCCGACCTCACCCTCGACGGCGTGCTGTCGCGGATCGTCGCCATCGCCGGTGAGCTCGTCGACGCCCGGTACGCCGCCCTGGGCGTCCTCGACACCGGGTCGGAGCGACGGCTTCGCACCTTCGTCCACCACGGCATCGACACCGACGTCGTCGAGCGGATCGGCGAGCTCCCCTCGGGGCACGGGCTGCTGGGTCTGCTCATCGACCGGCCGACCCCGTTGCGGCTGCACGACATCGCCGAGCACCCCGAGTCGGTGGGCTTTCCGGCCCACCACCCGCCGATGAGCTCCTTCCTCGGGGTGCCGGTGCGGATCCGCGGGCAGGTCTTCGGCAACCTCTACCTCACCCAGAAGGCGGGTGGCGGGGACTTCACGGCCCAGGACGAGGAGATCGTCGTCGCGCTGGCCGCGGCGGCCGGTGTGGCCGTCGAGAACGCGCGCCTCTACGAGGAGGCGGCGCGGCGCGAGGAGTGGCTGTCGGCCACCGTCGAGGTGACCGCGCAGCTCGCCGACGCGTCCGACCGCACCGACGCGCTCCAGGTGGTCGCCGACCAGGCCCGGGCGGCCGCGGGGGCGGACCTGGCGTGGGTGGTGGTCGGCGACGACCCGGGCCGGCTCGGGCTGCGGGTGGTCTCGGGGGCGGCGGCCGACCTGGCGGCGATGCGCGCCCTGTCGATGGAGCACTCGCTGTCCGCGCTCGTCGTGCGCACCGGCGAGGCCGTGTCCGTCGACGACCTCGGCAGCGACCCGCGGGCCGTCGACCCGTCCGCGGTGGTGGGCTGGGCCCCGCTCGGCCCGGCCATCGTCGTCCCCCTCGGCTCGGGACCCCGGGTCGACGGCGCCCTCGCCCTGGCCTGGGTGCGGGGTCGCTCGGAGCACTTCCGTCGCGTCGACCCGCGGCTGCCGACCTCGTTCGCCGAGCAGGCCGCCCTCGCGCTGCAGGTGGCCCGGGCCCGCGAGGACCGGGAGCGCCTCGTCCTCTTCGAGGACCGGGACCGCATCGGTCGCGACCTGCACGACCTGGTCATCCAGCGGCTCTTCGCCGTCGAGCTGGGGCTGCAGCGCAGCGGGCGGATGTCCGAGGACCCGGTGGTCCGCGAGCGGCTCGAGCAGGCCGTCGACGACCTGGACGGGACGATCCGCGACATCCGCCGGACCATCTTCGCGCTGGGGACGCTCGACGTGTCGACCGACCTGCAGGCCGAGGTCGAGCGGATCGTCGAGCGGGCCGGGGCGACGATGAAGCTGCGGCCCGCGCTGCGGGTCGAGGGGCCGGTGCGCTCCCTCGTCCCCGACCAGGTCGCGCCGGACCTGCTGGCCGTGCTGGGCGAGGCGCTGTCCAACGCGAGCCGGCACGCCGAGGCCACCTCGGTCGAGGTGGTCCTCAGCGCGACGGACGCCGTGACCCTCGTCGTCTCCGACGACGGCCGCGGCTTCGCCGCCGACGTGGCGGAGAGCGGCCTGCGCAACATCCGCGCCCGCGCGGAGCAGCACGGCGGCACGCTGACCGTCCGCAGCGCCCCCGGCGCGGGCACCCGCCTGGAGTGGCGGGTGCCGCTCGGCGGTCGCGAATCGGCAACGGGCGACCACACCCGGGTATGAAAACGGTAAAAAGGAACTAAACGGACTATGGCCGTCGTGCTCGCCGAGCGCGAGGATCTGGGTGCTCGGGGCAACCACACAGGATCACCAGGGGGCACCTCACCATGCACGTCGCACCGCCACGCCCGCGCCGCCGGCGCCGGGCCCTCGCGGTCACCGCCGTCTCGTCCGCCGCCGCGTTCGCGCTCGGCCCGTCGTCCCTCCCCGGGCCCGCGGCCGCGCCGCCGCCGGCCTCCCGCCCCGTCGACGGCACCGACCTGGCCGGCGGCAAGTGGGGTGACGCGTCCGCGGACGGCGTCGCCAAGGACGCCTACGGGCGCAACCGCGCCGAACGCGACCCGGGGTCGTTGTTCACCATCGGCCGGGCGATCGGCGCCCGTGGCCTCTGGGCGAAGAAGGACCGCGCCGGTCGCCCGCTGACCGGTCAGGGGGTGGCCGTCGCCCTGCTCGACTCGGGGATCTCGGCGGTGCCCGGTCTCGACGCCCCCGGCAAGGTGACCTACGGACCCGACCTGTCGATCGAGGGCAACGGGGTCCTGGCGCAGCAGGACACCTTCGGCCACGGGACCTTCATGGCCGGGATCATCGCCGGTCGCGGGGCCGGCAACCCCGCGGCGGACCTGCCCTCGGCGCCGGGCGACGTCCAGCTCGGCATCGCGCCGGACGCGAGGCTGCTGTCGCTCAAGCTGGCCACCGCCGACGGCAGCACCGACGTCTCGCAGGTCGTCGCAGCGCTCGACTGGGTCGTCCAGCACCCCGTCCTCCCGGACGGGACCCGGGTGCGCGTCGTCAACCTGTCCTACGGCACCGCGTCGGCGCAGGACTACCGGCTCGACCCGCTGGCCGCGGCGGCCGAGAACGCCTGGCACCACGGCATCGTCGTCGTCGCCTCCGGCGGCAACGACGGCGACGTCGGTCGCCTCAGCGACCCGGCCGTCGACCCGTACGTCGTCGCGGTCGGGGCGAGCGACAGCGGCGACCGCACCGACGGCTGGACCGGCGACCACGCGGTCGCCGCCTCCTTCTCGCAGGTCGGCTCGCCGGACCGGCACGTCGACCTCGTCGCCCCCGGCACCTCCGTGGTCTCGACCCGCGACCCGGGCTCGCTCATCGACACCGCCCACCCGTCCGGGCTCGTCGACGGCGACACCAGCGGCCGCCTCTTCCGTGGCAGCGGCACCAGCCAGGCGGCGGCCGTCGTGTCCGGCGCCGTCGCGCTGCTGCTGCAGGCCTACCCCGACCTCACGCCGGACCAGGTCAAGCTGGCGCTCACCGCGTCGGCGGACCCGGTGAAGAAGGCGTCCGACCTCACCACCGGCGCCGGCGCGCTGGACCTCAAGGGCGCGATGGACGTCGCCGCCCACCTGCTCGGCACCGACAGGAACGCGGCGACGCTGCGGGCGGCCGCCGTGCAGGACTTCCCCCGCTCGACCGGGCAGGGCTCGCTCGACGCCGCCCGCGGCGGGTCGACCCTCGTCGACGCCTCCGGGGCGGACCTCGCCGGCGAGGTCGACGTCCAGGGTCGCCCCTGGGACCCGGCCGCGTGGTGGGCGGCCAGCTCGGGCCTCACGTCGTGGTCCGACGGGCAGTGGCTCGGGACGACCTGGACCGGGGACGGCTGGCAGACGGGCCCGGACGGTCTCGCGACGTCGCGGTGGTCGACCTCGCGGTGGTCCACCTCCCGGTGGTCCGACGCGGACTGGGACACCTCGCAGTGGTCGACCTCGCGCTGGTCGACCTCGCGGTGGTCCACGTCGCGGTGGTCCTCCTCCCGGTGGTCCTCCTCGGGCTGGTCCTGACCGACGGCGCTGCGCCACCTGACAGCATGACCGGATGACGACGGCCCGCCCCACCCTGTGGGACGGGCCGTCGCCCGTCGGGGCGGTGGACGAGGGGAGCTGGCCGGTCGTCGTCGTCGGGGCGGGCCAGGCGGGGCTCGCGACGGCGTACCACCTGCGTCGCGCCGGTCTCGAGCTCGGCCGCGACGTCGTGCTCCTCGACGCGGACGACCGGCCCGGCGGGTCGTGGCGGCGCATGTGGCCGAGCCTGCGGCTGTTCTCCCCGCCGGCGTTCTCGTCCCTGCCCGGTCGCCCGATGCCGCCCGCCGACGACCCGTACCCCGGAGCGGCCCACGTGGCGGCGTACCTGCAGGACCACGAGCAGCGGTACGGCGTCGTCGTCCGCCGCGGCGTCCGCGTCACCGGCGTCGCCCGTGACGGGGACGCGCTCGCGGTGACGGGTCTCGACGCCGGTGCCGGGGTCGAGCGGCGGTGGCGCGCCCGCCACGTCGTCAGCGCCACCGGGACCTGGACCCGCCCGTTCGTCCCCGCGGTGCCCGGACGCGACGTCTTCGCCGGGCGGCAGCTGCACAGCGCGTCGTACCGCGGCGTCGAGGACGTCGCCGGGGCGCGGGTCCTCGTCGTCGGGGGCGGGAACAGCGGCGCGCAGCTGATGGCCGAGGTGTCGGCCGTCGCGCGGGCGACCTGGGTCACGCTCCGACCGCCGCGCTTCCTGCCCGACGACGTCGACGGTCGACGGCTCTTCGAGGTCGCCACCGCCCGACGCCGGGCGCTGCTCGCGGGCGAGGCGGATCCCGGCGGCGTCGGGGGTCTCGGCGACGTGGTCGCGGTGGCGAGCGTGCGCGAGGCCCGCGACGCCGGGCGGCTGCGGACGGCGCCGATGGTCGCGGCGCTCACCCCCACCGGGGCGGTGTGGCCGGACGGGACCACCGACGAGCTCGACGTCGTCCTCTGGTGCACCGGGTTCCGGCCCGAGCTGCGCCACCTGCGACCGCTTCGGCTGCCGACGGTGGACGGGCACCCGCGTACCGACGGCACGACCTGCGTCGACGAGCCGCGGCTGCACCTCGTCGGGTACGGCGACTGGACCGGCCCCGCCTCGGCCACCCTGGTCGGTGTCGGCCCGACGGCGAAGGAGACCGCCGCCCGCGTCGTCGCGGACCTGCGCCGGCTCGACTCTCCTCTCACGTGAGGGTAGAGTCTGCGCTGCGCTCCGGCGCACGGTGGGCAGGGTGGCCGACCAGCCGCCCCCGTCCCGTCGTCCGAGAGGTCCTCCCGTGTCCTTCTCCGCCCGCGGCCTGCTCCAGATCGGCGAGGTCGCCGAGGCGACGGGTCTGAGCCTGCGGACCATCCGCCACTACGACGAGGTGGGCCTGCTGCCGCCCGTGGAGCGCTCACCCGGCGGCTTCCGGCTCTACTCGCAGGAGAGCGTCGACCGGCTGCTGCTCGTCAAGCAGATGAAGCCGCTCGACTTCACCCTCGAGCAGATGCGCGAGCTCATCGACGCGCTCGACGAGGTCGACGACCCGGCCACGACACCGGACGAGCGCGCGGCGCGACAGGCCCTGCTCGCGTCGTACGCCGAGCTCGTCGAGGAGAAGGTGACGATGCTGCGCGCCCGCGCGCGAGCCGCCGCCGGCTTCGCCGCCCAGCTGCGCCGCGTGCTGCCCTAGCCCGGCGCCACGCCCCACCGCCCGTACGGCGCCGCGCCCCACCCGGCGCCGCCCCTGACGCCCTGACGCCCCCGTCGTCCCCGATCCCCTGGAGTCCTGCCGTGTCCGTCCTCACCCTGCCGTCGCCGCCCGACGTCACCTCGGTGCGCGCCGCGCTGCGGTCGCCCCGCCGTCTGCGCACCGAGGTCCTCGGCGGCCTCGTCGTCGCGCTGGCCCTCATCCCCGAGGCGATCTCGTTCTCCGTCATCGCCGGGGTGGACCCGCGGGTCGGGCTCTTCGCCTCGTTCACGATGGCCGTGACGATCGCCTTCGTCGGCGGACGCCCGGCGATGATCTCCGCCGCGACCGGCGCCGTGGCGCTCGTCGTCGCGCCCCTGGTGCGCCAGCACGGCCTGGACTACCTGCTCGCCACCGTCGTGCTCGCCGGCATCCTCCAGATCGGGCTGGGCCTGCTCGGGGTGGCCCGGCTGATGCGCTTCGTCCCGCGGTCGGTGATGGTGGGCTTCGTCAACGCGCTGGCCGTCCTCATCTTCCTGGCGCAGCTGCCGCACCTGCTCGGCGTGCCGTGGCTCGTCTACCCGCTCGTCGCCGTCGGGCTGGTCCTGATCTTCGGGCTGCCCCGGCTGACCTCGGTCGTCCCCGCACCGCTGGTCGCCATCGTCCTGCTCACGCTCGTCACGGTCGTGGCCGGCGTCGCCGTCCCGACCGTCGGTGACGAGGGCCGGCTGCCCGACAGCCTGCCCACCCTCGCCCTGCCGCACGTCCCCCTGACCCTGCACACCCTGTCGGTCATCGCGCCCTACGCGCTGGCCATGGCGCTCGTCGGGCTCATGGAGTCGCTCATGACGGCGCAGCTCGTCGACGACGTCACCGACACCCCGTCGCGCACGTCCCGCGAGGCCTGGGGACAGGGCGTCGCCAACGTCGTCACCGGGTTCTTCGGCGGCATGGGCGGGTGCGCGATGATCGGCCAGACGATGATCAACGTCAAGGGATCTGGCGCCCGCACCCGGATCTCGACCTTCCTCGCCGGCGTCTTCCTGCTCGTCCTCGTCGTCGGGCTCGGCGACGTCGTCAGCCTCATCCCCATGGCCGCCCTCGTCGCCGTCATGGTCATGGTCTCGGTCGGCACGATGGACTGGCACAGCCTCAAGCCCGGGACCCTGCGCCGGATGCCGCGCAGCGAGACCGCGGTCATGGTGGTCACCGTCGTCGTCGTCGTGGCCACGAGCAACCTGGCCATCGGGGTCGTCGTCGGCTCGGTCCTGGCGATGGTGCTCTTCGCGCGCCGCGTCGCCCACTTCACGACCGTCGTCGACGTCGCCCACCCGGACGAGGACACGCGGGTGTACGCCGTCGTCGGCGAGCTCTTCTTCGCCTCGAGCAACGACCTGGTCACCCAGTTCGACTACGCCGGTGACCCGCGCAACGTCGTCATCGACCTGTCCCGGTCACACATCTGGGACGCGTCCACCGTCGCCACCCTCGATGCCGTGCGGACGAAGTACGCCGCCCGCGGCAAGTCCGTCACGGTGATCGGGCTGAACGAGGCCAGCCGGGAGCGCCACGACCGGCTGGCCGGTCACCTCACCGGGGCGCACTGACGCCCGCCGGAGGCGACGCACCGGCGGGCCTCGCCGAGCGCGGCCGACCCCGCTCAGACCAGCTCGGCGAGGAGGTCCCGCACGCGTCGGTCGATCTCGTCCCGGATGGGGCGGACCCGGTCGACGGGGAGCCCGGCGGGGTCGTCCAGGGCCCAGTCCAGGTAGCGCTTGCCCGGGTAGATCGGGCAGGCGTCACCGCACCCCATGGTGATGACGACGTCGGCTCCGTGGACGGCGCCGTCGGTGAGGCGCTTCGGGACCTCGGTGGTGAGGTCGATGCCGAGCTCGCCCATGACCTCGACGACGGCGGGGTTGACCTCGTCGGCCGGGGTCGAACCGGCCGAGCGGACCTGCACCCTCCCCTCTGCGTGGTGCTCGAGGAGGGCGGCGGCCATCTGCGAGCGGCCGGCGTTGTGGACGCAGACGAAGAGGACGGTCGGGGTCGCGGTGGGGCTGGTCGTCATGACAGGGCCTCCGGGGAGTAGCGGCGGCGCAGCCGGAGCGCCACGTGGACGAGGGCGACGAGGACGGGGACCTCGATGAGGGGCCCGACGACGCCGGCGAGGGCCTGGCCGCTGGTGACGCCGAAGACGCCGATGGCGACGGCGATGGCGAGCTCGAAGTTGTTGCCCGCGGCGGTGAAGGCGAGGGTGGCCGTCTTGGCGTATCCGAGGTCGAGGCGGTGCCCGAGCGCGAAACCGCCACCGAACATCACGGCGAAGTAGACGAGCAGCGGCAGGGCGATCCGCGCGACGTCCCACGGCTTCGAGGTGATGGTGTGGCCCTGCAGCGCGAAGAGCACGACGATCGTGAAGAGCAGCCCGTAGAGGGCGATTGGGCCGACCCGGGGGAGGAAGCGCTCGTCGTACCAGGTGGTGCCCCTGGTCCGCTCGCCGATGGTGCGGGTGAGGAAACCGGCCGTCAGCGGGATGCCGAGGAAGACGAGCACGGACCCGACGATGGTGGCGAGGGAGAAGCTCGCGTCGGTGGTGGCGAGGCCGAGCCAGCCGGGGAGCACCTGGAGGTAGAACCAGCCGAGGGCCCCGAAGGCGACGATCTGGAAGACCGAGTTGATGGCCACGAGGACCGCGCCGGCCTCCCGGTCGCCGCAGGCCAGGTCGTTCCAGATGAGCACCATGGCGATGCAGCGCGCGAGGCCGACGATGATCAGACCGGTGCGGTACGTCGGCAGGTCCGGCAGGAGCAGCCAGGCGAGGGCGAACATCAGGGCCGGGCCGACGACCCAGTTGAGGACGAGCGACGAGACGAGCAGGCGCCGGTCGCCCGTGACCCGGTCGAGCTGGCGGTAGCGGACCTTGGCCAGCACCGGGTACATCATCAGCAGCAGGCCCACGGCGATGGGCAGGCTGACCGAGCCGACCCTGACGGCGTCGAGGTGCGCGGAGAGCGACGGGACGGCCCGGCCGAGGCCGAGACCGACGGCCATCGCGACGATGATCCAGACGGGCAGGAAGCGGTCGAGCGTCGAGAGCCGGCCGACGACGGCGGCTTCGGCGGCTGGGTGGGTCGTCGTGAGCTGGTCGGTCATCAGGCCGGCTTGACCGCTCGCACGATCGCCGAGTGCATCCCGGGGGCGGCCTGGTGGGTGAAGGTGACCTCGGCGTCGACGAAGCCGGCGGCGGTCAGACCCTCGAGGTACTCGGCTCGCGACAGGGCGCCGGCGATGCACCCCACGTAGGAGCCGCGCTCGGCCCGGTCGGCGGGGCCGAGGTGGTCCTCGGCGACGACGTCGGAGACGCCGATCCGCCCGCCTGGCCTGAGGACCCGGAACATCTCGGCGAGGACGGCCGCCTTGTCGGTCGAGAGGTTGATGACGCAGTTGGAGATGACGACGTCGACCGAGGCGGCGTCGAGGGGGACCTCCTCGATCGTGCCCTTGAGGAACTCGACGTTGGTCGCGCCGGCCTCGGCTCGGTTGGCCTCGGCGAGCGCGAGCATCTCGTCGGTCATGTCGACGCCGTAGGCGTAGCCGGTGGGCCCGACCCGGCGGGCGGAGAGCAGGACGTCGATGCCGCCGCCGGAGCCGAGGTCCAGGACCGTCTCGCCCTCCCGCAGGTCCGCCACCGCGGTGGGGTTGCCGCAGCCGAGGCTCGCGAGGACGGCCGCGGCGGGGAGCTCGCCCTGCTCGTCGGCGCCGTAGAGCGCGGCCCCGAAGGCCTCGTCGACGACGACGGAGCCGCTGCAGCACGAGTCGGGGGAGCACGACGCCGGCGCGGCGTCGACGACGGCCAGGGGGTTGATGGACGTGGTCGTCACGGCGGTGGCCGCCGCGGCGTAGCGCCGGCGGACCTGCTCACGGACGTCGGACTCAGTCATGGCTCTCACTCCGATCGACGGTTCTCGATGGATGGAGGATCGTCGATCTATCGACGATTGTCAATGCGTGTGAGATGCTCGGCCCATGGCCCGGTCGACCCCGCCCCTCGTCACGGTCGCCGAGGCGTGCTGCTCGACGGTCACCGGCGGCGCCATGACGGCCGAGGCGGCCGAGCGCCTGGCCATGTCGTTCAAGGCGCTGGGCGACCCCACCCGGGTGCGGCTGCTGTCGTTGATCGCCGCGGCCGACGGCGGCGAGGCGTGCGTCTGCGACCTGACCGAGGTGGTGTCGCTGTCCCAGCCGACGGTGTCGCACCACATGCGGGTCCTGGTCGAGGCGGGTCTGGTCACCCGGGACCAGCGCGGTCGGTGGGCCTACTACGCCGTCGTCGACGGCGCCCTCGACGCCCTGGCCGACGCCCTCAGCCCTCGAGCTCGAGCCGGGGCCTGACGGGCCCGATCAGGCGAGGGTGAGGAAGAGCTTCTCCATCGCGGCCTGGTCCTCGGCGGCGATGCCGTCGGGGGAGGAGAGGCACTGCCGCATGCCGGAGGAGACGATGGCGAAGCCGGCCCGGTCGAGGGCGCGGTTGACCGCGGCCAGCTGGGTGACGACGTCCTTGCAATCGCGCCCTTCCTCGATGAGGCGGATGACGCCGCCGATCTGCCCCTGAGCGCGGCGGAGCCGGTTGATGACGGGGGTCATGTCGTCCTGGTTGAGGATGACCATGGGTGTGCTCCTGGTGCTCGTGCGGGTGGTGGCGGGGTCAGGCGGAGAGGGCGTCGAGCGCGGCGGTGAGCCGGGTCCGGGCGTCGGCGGCGACGGCCTCGAGGGTCGGGTTGCCGGTCAGGGTGACCATGATCGCCGGGTCCATCGCCTCCACGAGGGTCGACCCCTCGTCGACGGCGCGGACGACGACGTTGCACGGCAGCAGGAGGCCGATCGACGGTTCGGCCTGCACCGCCGCGTGCGCGAGCGGCGGCCGGCACGCCCCGAGGATGACCTGCGGCGCGATGTGAGCGTCGATCTTCGCCTTGAGCGTGGCCGCCAGGTCGATCTCGGTGAGGACGCCGAACCCCTGGTCGGCGAGGGCCGAGCGGGTGGCCTCGACGACGTCGGCGTAGGGGCGGGACACGGTGGTGGACAGGGCGTAGGGCACGGGGCTTCTCCTGAAGATTTGACGTCGATACCCCCCAGGGTACTACAGTCGAAGCGTCAGATACCCCCAGGGGTACGTCGAGCGAGGAGGGAGTGACCATGTCGTCCGAGGTCTCCATCGAGGAGCTCGCCGCCGCGCAGCGCGGCGATGGCACCGTCATCGACGTCCGCGAGCCGCGGGAGTACGCGGCCGGCCACGTCCCCGGCGCGCGGTCGATCCCCATGGGGCAGCTGGCGTCGCGCCGGGCCGAGCTCGACCCGACCAGGTCGCTGCACGTCATCTGCGCGAGCGGCAACCGCAGCGCCGCCATGACCGACTTCCTGCGCGGGGTCGGGTTCGACGCGGCGTCGGTCGTGGGCGGCACCGACGCGTGGGTCCGCTCCGGGCGACCGCTCGTCACCGGCTCCCACCCGACGGCCACCGCGCAGCCCTCGACGCGCCGGCCGGTCGTCGTGACGATCGAGACGCCGACGCTGGGCAACCGCTCCTACCTCGCGCACGACGGCCGGGTCGCCGTCCTCGTCGACCCGCAGCGGGACCTCGACCGGGTGCTCGCGGCGGCGCAGGAGGCCGGGGTGCGCATCACGCACGTCGTCGAGACCCACGTGCACAACGACTACGTGACGGGCGGCCTCGCGCTGGCCCGGGCGACCGGGGCGTCGTACCACCTCAACGCTGCCGACGAGGTGCGCTTCGCGCGCACCCCCGTCCACGACGGAGACGTCATCGACGTGTCGCCGTCGATGCGGCTGCGGGCGATCGCCACCCCCGGTCACACCTTCACCCATCTGTCGTACGCGCTCGAGGCGGTCACGTCCGTCGGCGGGTCGGCGGACACCGTGGCCGTCTTCACCGGTGGCTCCCTGCTGTACGGCGCCACCGGCCGGCCCGACCTGCTCGGCCCCGACCACACCGACGCGCTGGTCCACCACCAGTACGCCTCGGCCCACCGCCTGGCCCGCCA includes these proteins:
- a CDS encoding metal-sensitive transcriptional regulator yields the protein MVILNQDDMTPVINRLRRAQGQIGGVIRLIEEGRDCKDVVTQLAAVNRALDRAGFAIVSSGMRQCLSSPDGIAAEDQAAMEKLFLTLA
- a CDS encoding rhodanese-like domain-containing protein; amino-acid sequence: MSSEVSIEELAAAQRGDGTVIDVREPREYAAGHVPGARSIPMGQLASRRAELDPTRSLHVICASGNRSAAMTDFLRGVGFDAASVVGGTDAWVRSGRPLVTGSHPTATAQPSTRRPVVVTIETPTLGNRSYLAHDGRVAVLVDPQRDLDRVLAAAQEAGVRITHVVETHVHNDYVTGGLALARATGASYHLNAADEVRFARTPVHDGDVIDVSPSMRLRAIATPGHTFTHLSYALEAVTSVGGSADTVAVFTGGSLLYGATGRPDLLGPDHTDALVHHQYASAHRLARQLPDHAQVLPTHGFGSFCSAGSSGGTSESTIGAEKAVNPALTTDEEQWVADTLAGLDAYPAYYVHMAPANVAGPDGVHLDAPAVADRTVLAGRLAAGEWVVDLRTRTAFAAGHVVGTLNIGLDGQFATYLGWLVPHGASLTLLGESTAQVAEAQRELARIGVDVLAGAATGGPGDWTDDGLGHFPRAVFADLVEVRHHRTVTVLDVRRQREHDAGHLVGALHIPLHDLVARLDEVPGDAEVWVHCAGGYRASIAASILAAQGRRVVAVDDEFDHAARAGLPLATT
- a CDS encoding DUF302 domain-containing protein, translating into MPYALSTTVSRPYADVVEATRSALADQGFGVLTEIDLAATLKAKIDAHIAPQVILGACRPPLAHAAVQAEPSIGLLLPCNVVVRAVDEGSTLVEAMDPAIMVTLTGNPTLEAVAADARTRLTAALDALSA